Proteins co-encoded in one Kocuria flava genomic window:
- a CDS encoding DUF3488 and transglutaminase-like domain-containing protein has translation MSPRRPAPGPATAPVPAAPSTAAPGRSPAAVLGPAGTVLAATALSLVALAGVLDGAGWVAGALLAALGTVAATAVARLVGLPALTAPLFGAGALVLVLTVVFLREPALLGFVPTPAALARAQELVREAAGVVGRRPAPYQAGPAASFTAALLAGLVALLIDVLLTVLRLPGLSALGVLAVLAVPALVLPGSVGPAGTAAAVLAALLLLAGGRHWGAVREARTAPAPGSVPRALVVGAGVLAVTLVLPGLVPGFVSGAFPQGSGPAGQRAPGVGPLRAVGQDLRTAEQAPVLEHTGEPQLLRVLTLEDFGAPEWFPAEDGLEEGLEDFGPSPLTPVGPGAERTTAVTLRDRPGRWLPLPWAPLEVEAPAGEDWSWSPRDLTVHADPAPEPGTAYEVRAVEPTPTARQLREAPAARDPALDPFRALPADTPAALREAAERRTREARTDFDRALALQEWLRSDEFVHDVDAPLAGGYDAGGMAALDTFLETRTGYSGHFAPAMAVMARELGIPARVAVGYLPPAAEDTAFAGAQEAVRVRPRDAHAWPELWFEGTGWVRFEPTPGTEDVPGYADEDPSGPEDPDASGPDGRPSADPSAPETGPASAPPTAPPTATPSTSPEPAVTGPASAEPAPAEEPVERTTVPVWLPWLLAAAGALLLVLPAALPRLLRGRRRARRLRLLEDPGADPAARVLAGWAEVEDLAVDHGLGRAPAETPRAFTDRLAGLLPAAAPGLQRLVADVERALYGPAAGTWVPAAGDGDVRALQVALADRPGSRRARWLPPSVLRGR, from the coding sequence GTGAGCCCCCGCCGCCCCGCGCCCGGTCCGGCGACGGCCCCCGTCCCCGCCGCCCCGTCCACGGCCGCCCCCGGCCGCTCCCCCGCCGCCGTCCTGGGCCCGGCGGGGACCGTGCTCGCCGCGACCGCCCTGTCCCTCGTCGCCCTGGCCGGGGTGCTCGACGGCGCCGGCTGGGTGGCCGGCGCCCTGCTGGCCGCCCTCGGCACGGTCGCGGCCACGGCCGTGGCCCGGCTCGTCGGCCTGCCCGCGCTCACCGCTCCCCTGTTCGGGGCCGGCGCCCTGGTCCTCGTGCTGACCGTGGTCTTCCTGCGCGAGCCGGCCCTGCTGGGCTTCGTGCCCACCCCGGCGGCCCTGGCCCGGGCGCAGGAGCTGGTGCGGGAGGCGGCCGGCGTCGTCGGCCGCCGGCCCGCTCCCTACCAGGCCGGGCCGGCGGCCTCCTTCACCGCGGCCCTGCTCGCCGGGCTGGTGGCCCTGCTGATCGACGTGCTGCTCACGGTCCTGCGCCTGCCCGGGCTCAGCGCGCTGGGGGTGCTGGCCGTGCTCGCCGTCCCCGCGCTCGTGCTGCCCGGCAGCGTGGGCCCCGCCGGGACGGCCGCGGCGGTGCTCGCGGCCCTGCTGCTGCTCGCCGGCGGGCGGCACTGGGGCGCGGTGCGCGAGGCCCGCACCGCGCCCGCCCCGGGCAGCGTGCCCCGGGCCCTGGTCGTGGGCGCCGGGGTGCTCGCCGTGACCCTGGTGCTGCCGGGCCTCGTGCCGGGCTTCGTCAGCGGTGCCTTCCCGCAGGGCAGCGGCCCGGCCGGCCAGCGCGCCCCCGGCGTGGGCCCGCTGCGGGCCGTGGGCCAGGACCTGCGCACGGCCGAGCAGGCCCCCGTGCTCGAGCACACGGGCGAGCCGCAGCTGCTGCGCGTGCTGACCCTCGAGGACTTCGGCGCACCCGAGTGGTTCCCCGCCGAGGACGGGCTCGAGGAGGGGCTGGAGGACTTCGGCCCGAGCCCGCTGACCCCCGTGGGCCCGGGCGCGGAACGGACCACCGCGGTGACGCTGCGGGACCGGCCGGGGCGGTGGCTGCCGCTGCCCTGGGCCCCGCTCGAGGTCGAGGCCCCCGCGGGCGAGGACTGGTCCTGGAGCCCCCGGGACCTCACGGTGCACGCCGATCCCGCCCCGGAGCCCGGCACCGCCTACGAGGTCCGCGCGGTCGAGCCCACGCCCACCGCCCGGCAGCTGCGGGAGGCCCCCGCCGCCCGCGACCCCGCCCTGGACCCCTTCCGTGCCCTGCCCGCGGACACCCCCGCCGCCCTGCGGGAGGCCGCCGAGCGCCGGACCCGCGAGGCCCGCACGGACTTCGACCGGGCCCTGGCCCTGCAGGAGTGGCTGCGCTCCGACGAGTTCGTCCACGACGTCGACGCCCCGCTGGCCGGCGGCTACGACGCCGGGGGCATGGCCGCCCTGGACACGTTCCTCGAGACCCGCACCGGCTACTCCGGGCACTTCGCCCCGGCGATGGCCGTGATGGCCCGGGAGCTCGGGATCCCCGCCCGCGTGGCGGTCGGCTACCTCCCGCCCGCCGCCGAGGACACCGCCTTCGCCGGGGCGCAGGAGGCCGTGCGGGTGCGCCCGCGCGACGCCCACGCCTGGCCCGAGCTGTGGTTCGAGGGCACGGGCTGGGTGCGCTTCGAGCCGACCCCCGGCACCGAGGACGTCCCCGGCTACGCGGACGAGGACCCCTCCGGGCCCGAGGACCCGGACGCGTCCGGGCCGGACGGACGGCCGAGCGCCGATCCCTCCGCGCCGGAGACCGGACCGGCGAGCGCTCCCCCGACCGCCCCGCCGACGGCGACGCCCAGCACCAGCCCCGAGCCGGCGGTCACCGGTCCCGCGAGCGCCGAGCCGGCCCCGGCCGAGGAGCCCGTGGAGCGGACCACGGTCCCGGTGTGGCTGCCGTGGCTGCTCGCGGCCGCCGGCGCGCTGCTGCTGGTCCTGCCGGCGGCGCTGCCGCGGCTGCTGCGCGGACGGCGGCGGGCCCGGCGGCTGCGCCTGCTCGAGGACCCCGGGGCCGACCCGGCGGCCCGGGTGCTGGCCGGTTGGGCCGAGGTCGAGGACCTCGCCGTCGACCACGGGCTGGGCCGGGCCCCGGCCGAGACCCCGCGGGCGTTCACGGACCGCCTGGCCGGGCTGCTGCCGGCCGCGGCGCCGGGCCTGCAGCGGCTCGTAGCGGACGTCGAGCGCGCGCTCTACGGGCCGGCCGCGGGGACGTGGGTGCCGGCGGCGGGCGACGGCGACGTGCGCGCGCTGCAGGTCGCGCTCGCGGACCGGCCGGGGTCCCGGCGGGCCCGCTGGCTGCCGCCCTCCGTGCTGCGCGGCCGCTGA
- a CDS encoding dolichyl-phosphate-mannose--protein mannosyltransferase has translation MAGVSSPVRAPSPAPWAPAPVGTVRRALEPAALRARLLPAPVAVPRAAWLAPVLVVLLGAVLRFWDLGHPDAIVFDETYYVKDSWSLLLHGYERQWPEGADDAFVAGTPPEPLEGPSYVVHPPVGKWAIAAGMALFGVEDPVGWRFSAAVAGTLSIALVCAAGWLLFRSVAVATLAGLFLAVDGLHLVQSRLALLDVFLMLFVLLAFVALLLDREHGRRRLVARLGVAPGSPLPEEQARRRLSGGPWLGVRWWRIAAGLACGLAVGTKWNGLFLVAGLGVLSVLWDLNARRVAGVRHWLRAGVLKDGLPAFLAVVGTGAVVYTASWAGWFASSGGYSRTWAQEHPGEGIAWLPAPLRSLWAYHASAFEFHQGLGSPHSYEALPWLWLTLGRPTSYYYESPGRGTAGCTVEHCSQAILNIGNPLLWWTGIAALVVAAWLWAVRRDWRFGAPLGIFAAGYLPWFLFPERTMYFFYALPVEPFLVLVLAGVLGLVLGRPGDSVARRRAGVVVVGVFVATVLALSAHFAPLWYGQTIPYAQWRERMWFDAWI, from the coding sequence ATGGCAGGCGTGAGCTCCCCGGTCCGCGCCCCCTCCCCCGCCCCGTGGGCGCCGGCCCCGGTGGGCACGGTCCGCCGGGCGCTGGAACCCGCCGCGCTGCGGGCCCGGCTGCTGCCCGCCCCCGTCGCGGTGCCGCGGGCCGCCTGGCTCGCCCCCGTGCTGGTCGTGCTCCTGGGCGCAGTGCTGCGGTTCTGGGATCTGGGCCACCCGGACGCGATCGTCTTCGACGAGACCTACTACGTGAAGGACTCCTGGTCGCTGCTGCTGCACGGCTACGAGCGGCAGTGGCCCGAGGGGGCCGACGACGCGTTCGTGGCCGGCACGCCCCCCGAGCCGCTCGAGGGCCCCTCCTACGTCGTGCACCCGCCCGTGGGCAAGTGGGCGATCGCCGCCGGGATGGCCCTGTTCGGGGTCGAGGACCCCGTCGGCTGGCGGTTCTCCGCCGCGGTGGCCGGGACCCTGTCGATCGCGCTGGTGTGCGCCGCGGGGTGGCTGCTGTTCCGCTCCGTGGCCGTGGCCACGCTCGCGGGCCTGTTCCTGGCCGTGGACGGGCTGCACCTGGTGCAGTCGCGCCTGGCGCTGCTGGACGTGTTCCTGATGCTCTTCGTGCTGCTGGCCTTCGTGGCGCTGCTGCTGGACCGCGAGCACGGCCGCCGGCGGCTCGTCGCCCGCCTCGGGGTGGCCCCCGGCAGCCCCCTGCCGGAGGAGCAGGCGCGGCGCCGGCTGTCCGGGGGCCCGTGGCTGGGGGTGCGCTGGTGGCGGATCGCGGCGGGCCTCGCGTGCGGTCTGGCCGTGGGCACGAAGTGGAACGGGCTGTTCCTCGTGGCCGGCCTCGGGGTGCTCTCGGTGCTGTGGGACCTCAACGCCCGGCGGGTCGCAGGGGTGCGGCACTGGCTGCGCGCCGGGGTGCTGAAGGACGGGCTGCCGGCCTTCCTGGCCGTGGTCGGCACGGGCGCGGTGGTCTACACCGCCTCGTGGGCCGGGTGGTTCGCGTCCTCCGGGGGGTACTCGCGTACGTGGGCGCAGGAGCACCCCGGGGAGGGGATCGCCTGGCTGCCGGCGCCGCTGCGGTCGCTGTGGGCCTACCACGCCTCGGCGTTCGAGTTCCACCAGGGCCTGGGCTCCCCGCACTCCTACGAGGCGCTGCCGTGGCTGTGGCTGACCCTGGGCCGGCCCACGTCCTACTACTACGAGTCGCCGGGGCGGGGCACGGCCGGGTGCACGGTGGAGCACTGCTCGCAGGCGATCCTCAACATCGGCAACCCGCTGCTGTGGTGGACGGGCATCGCGGCCCTGGTGGTGGCCGCGTGGCTGTGGGCGGTCCGGCGCGACTGGCGCTTCGGGGCCCCGCTGGGGATCTTCGCGGCCGGGTACCTGCCGTGGTTCCTCTTCCCCGAGCGCACCATGTACTTCTTCTACGCCCTGCCGGTCGAGCCTTTCCTCGTGCTCGTGCTGGCCGGGGTGCTGGGCCTCGTCCTGGGCCGGCCCGGGGACTCCGTGGCGCGGCGGCGGGCGGGCGTCGTCGTCGTGGGGGTGTTCGTCGCGACGGTGCTGGCGCTGAGCGCGCACTTCGCCCCGCTGTGGTACGGGCAGACGATCCCCTACGCGCAGTGGCGCGAGCGGATGTGGTTCGACGCCTGGATCTGA
- a CDS encoding TIGR01906 family membrane protein yields the protein MPSPSSDKAPWQRSEPEPPAAPREEPVWTGLIPAVTPAGSHDSGAPAAGAPAGREPSGPDARPMRGSGPALGHDEAGPEDGSADEDEQARWRAARRHEAVADEPRLPRVQQVFLAVLLPLVLLAAAVRAVATPLFLWAEYHRPGFPADPWGFGTEERTVLGSYGLDYVLNWAPAPYLADVRDDEGNRLFLPTEVAHMTDVKIVLQVALAAVVVLALVGLVSALYLRARAPGAASGALFFGSWLTVVLLVLLAVAALVAWQQFFTVFHSLFFADGSWTFRASDTLIRLYPAQFWTDAAIAVGALALLGALAVMAATWPTAFRRHRALDRVRRRQELRRRLAGR from the coding sequence GTGCCCTCCCCCAGCAGCGACAAGGCCCCCTGGCAGCGCAGCGAGCCCGAGCCGCCCGCCGCGCCCCGCGAGGAGCCGGTGTGGACGGGGCTGATCCCCGCCGTGACCCCGGCCGGGAGTCATGACTCCGGCGCCCCGGCTGCCGGCGCCCCGGCCGGGCGGGAGCCGAGCGGGCCGGACGCCCGGCCCATGCGCGGCAGCGGGCCCGCCCTCGGCCACGACGAGGCCGGTCCCGAGGACGGGTCCGCGGACGAGGACGAGCAGGCCCGGTGGCGGGCCGCCCGCCGCCACGAGGCGGTCGCCGACGAGCCGCGCCTGCCCCGCGTGCAGCAGGTCTTCCTCGCGGTGCTGCTGCCGCTCGTGCTGCTGGCCGCCGCGGTGCGCGCCGTGGCCACGCCGCTGTTCCTGTGGGCGGAGTACCACCGGCCGGGCTTCCCGGCCGACCCCTGGGGCTTCGGCACCGAGGAGCGCACCGTGCTCGGCTCCTACGGCCTGGACTACGTGCTCAACTGGGCCCCGGCCCCGTACCTGGCCGACGTCCGGGACGACGAGGGCAACCGGCTGTTCCTGCCCACGGAGGTCGCGCACATGACCGACGTGAAGATCGTGCTCCAGGTGGCCCTGGCCGCGGTCGTGGTGCTCGCCCTCGTCGGCCTCGTCTCGGCCCTGTACCTGCGCGCCCGCGCGCCGGGCGCCGCCTCCGGCGCGCTGTTCTTCGGGTCGTGGCTGACCGTGGTGCTGCTCGTGCTGCTGGCCGTGGCCGCCCTGGTGGCCTGGCAGCAGTTCTTCACGGTCTTCCACTCGCTGTTCTTCGCCGACGGCTCCTGGACCTTCCGCGCCTCCGACACCCTCATCCGGCTCTACCCGGCGCAGTTCTGGACGGACGCGGCGATCGCCGTCGGCGCCCTGGCCCTGCTCGGGGCGCTCGCGGTCATGGCCGCGACGTGGCCCACGGCCTTCCGCCGCCACCGCGCCCTCGACCGGGTGCGCCGGCGCCAGGAGCTGCGCCGCCGCCTCGCCGGGCGCTGA
- the rsmI gene encoding 16S rRNA (cytidine(1402)-2'-O)-methyltransferase — protein MQSEPHDDAPAPADPPRREGPGAVVLAGTPIGNLGDASPRLREALERADVLAVEDTRRLRRLAAGLGVTTRGRVLTHHEHNEAGRVAELLEAVRAGSTVLVLSDAGMPTVSDPGYRLAEAAAAEGLTVTAVPGPSAVLTALAVSGLPTDRFTFEGFLPRKAGERSARLAELAGERRTMVFYEAPHRLAAMLTALREAFGAGRRAVVARELTKLHEEVVRGDLDRLFAWAQEGPVRGEIAVVVAGAPAPGPARAEDLVADVEALVAAGTRLKDAAGQVAERAGVGKRELYETVLGARKG, from the coding sequence GTGCAGAGCGAACCCCACGACGACGCCCCCGCCCCCGCCGATCCGCCCCGCCGCGAGGGCCCCGGGGCGGTCGTGCTCGCGGGCACGCCCATCGGCAACCTCGGCGACGCCTCGCCCCGCCTGCGCGAGGCCCTCGAGCGGGCCGACGTGCTCGCCGTGGAGGACACCCGGCGGCTGCGCCGGCTCGCCGCCGGGCTCGGGGTCACCACCCGGGGGCGGGTGCTCACCCACCACGAGCACAACGAGGCCGGCCGGGTGGCCGAGCTGCTCGAGGCCGTGCGCGCCGGGTCGACCGTGCTCGTGCTCTCCGACGCCGGGATGCCCACCGTCTCCGACCCCGGCTACCGCCTGGCCGAGGCCGCGGCCGCCGAGGGACTGACCGTCACCGCCGTGCCCGGGCCCTCCGCGGTGCTCACCGCCCTGGCCGTCTCCGGGCTGCCCACCGACCGGTTCACCTTCGAGGGCTTCCTCCCGCGCAAGGCCGGGGAGCGCTCGGCCCGGCTCGCCGAGCTGGCCGGGGAGCGGCGCACCATGGTCTTCTACGAGGCCCCCCACCGGCTCGCCGCGATGCTCACCGCGCTGCGGGAGGCCTTCGGCGCCGGCCGCCGGGCCGTGGTCGCCCGGGAGCTGACGAAGCTGCACGAGGAGGTCGTGCGCGGGGACCTCGACCGGCTGTTCGCCTGGGCGCAGGAGGGGCCGGTGCGGGGGGAGATCGCCGTCGTCGTCGCCGGCGCCCCCGCCCCCGGGCCCGCCCGGGCCGAGGACCTCGTCGCGGACGTCGAGGCCCTCGTGGCCGCCGGCACCCGCCTCAAGGACGCCGCCGGCCAGGTGGCCGAGCGGGCCGGGGTCGGCAAGCGGGAGCTCTACGAGACGGTCCTCGGCGCCCGGAAGGGCTGA